A region from the Arvicanthis niloticus isolate mArvNil1 chromosome 29, mArvNil1.pat.X, whole genome shotgun sequence genome encodes:
- the Hif3a gene encoding hypoxia-inducible factor 3-alpha isoform X2 — protein sequence MDWDQDRSSTELRKEKSRDAARSRRSQETEVLYQLAHTLPFARGVSAHLDKASIMRLTISYLRMHRLCAAGEWNHVGKGGEPLDACYLKALEGFVMVLTTEGDMAYLSENVSKHLGLSQLELIGHSIFDFIHPCDQEELQDALTPRPSLSKKKLEAPTERHFSLRMKSTLTSRGRTLNLKAATWKVLYCSGHMRAYKPPAQTSPAGSPRSEPPLQCLVLICEAIPHPASLEPPLGRGAFLSRHSLDMKFTYCDERIAEVAGYSPDDLIGCSAYEYIHALDSDAVSRSIHTLLSKGQAVTGQYRFLARTGGYLWTQTQATVVSGGRGPQSESIICVHFLISRVEETGVVLSLEQTEQHTRRPPQLGTSSQKGIPGHSLDPPAPRILAFLHPPALSEASLAADPRRFCSPDLRRLMAPILDGPPTATSPSTPQAARRPQSPLPADLPDQLAVGLENAHKLSTARKNKTVETNLDTTQDSDSLDLEMLAPYISMDDDFQLNSSEQLPKVHRRPPGVARRPRARSFHGLSPPIPEPSLLPRWGSDPRLNCSSPSRGDPPTASLTPGTRKRALAQSSEDKGLELLETKPPKRSPRLEPGSFLLPPLSLSFLLQGRQLPGNQQDPRGPLLDSHEPLGLAPSLLSLYQHEETIQPRNLFPPAAGLAQTH from the exons ATGGACTGGGACCAAGACAG GTCGAGCACCGAGCTGCGGAAGGAGAAGTCGCGGGATGCGGCCCGCAGTCGGCGCAGCCAGGAGACGGAGGTGCTGTACCAGCTGGCGCACACTCTGCCCTTTGCGCGCGGCGTCAGCGCGCACCTGGACAAGGCCTCCATCATGCGCCTCACAATCAGCTACCTGCGCATGCACCGCCTCTGCGCTGCAG GGGAATGGAACCACGTGGGAAAAGGGGGAGAGCCACTGGATGCCTGCTACCTGAAAGCCCTGGAGGGCTTCGTCATGGTGCTCACCACCGAGGGAGACATGGCTTACCTGTCAGAAAATGTCAGCAAGCACCTGGGCCTCAGTCAG CTGGAGCTCATTGGACACAGTATCTTTGACTTTATCCATCCCTGTGACCAAGAGGAACTCCAGGATGCCCTGACCCCCAGGCCAA GCCTGTCAAAAAAGAAGCTGGAAGCCCCAACAGAACGCCACTTTTCCCTGCGAATGAAGAGCACACTTACCAGCAGGGGGCGCACGCTCAACCTCAAAGCTGCCACCTGGAAG GTGCTGTACTGCTCAGGACATATGAGGGCCTACAAGCCCCCTGCACAGACTTCCCCTGCCGGGAGCCCTCGCTCTGAGCCTCCCCTGCAATGCCTGGTGCTTATCTGTGAAGCCATCCCCCACCCAGCCAGTCTGGAGCCCCCGCTGGGCAGAGGGGCCTTTCTCAGTCGCCACAGCCTGGACATGAAGTTCACATACTGCGACGAGAG GATTGCAGAAGTTGCTGGCTACAGCCCTGATGACCTGATTGGCTGTTCTGCCTATGAATACATCCATGCTTTGGACTCTGATGCAGTCAGCAGGAGCATCCACACCT tgctgagcaAAGGCCAAGCAGTAACGGGACAGTATCGCTTCCTGGCCCGAACTGGAGGGTATCTGTGGACTCAGACTCAGGCTACAGTGGTGTCAGGGGGGCGGGGACCCCAGTCAGAAAGTATCATCTGCGTCCACTTCCTGATCAG CCGTGTAGAAGAGACCGGAGTGGTGCTGTCCCTGGAACAAACAGAGCAACACACTCGCAGACCCCCTCAGCTGGGCACCTCTTCACAGAAGGGTATCCCTGGTCACAGTCTAG ACCCTCCTGCTCCACGGATCCTGGCCTTCCTGCACCCTCCAGCCCTGAGTGAGGCCTCTCTAGCTGCTGACCCTCGCCGTTTCTGTAGTCCAGACCTGCGCCGACTCATGGCACCCATCCTGGATGGACCTCCCACAGCTACCAGCCCCAGCACCCCACAAGCTGCACGGAGACCCCAAAGTCCTCTTCCG GCTGATCTCCCAGATCAGTTGGCTGTGGGCTTGGAGAATGCACACAAACTCTCCACTGCCCGGAAAAACAAGACTGTGGAGACAAATCTAGATACAACTCAG GATTCTGACTCTTTGGACTTGGAGATGCTGGCTCCCTACATCTCCATGGATGATGACTTCCAGCTCAACTCCAGTGAGCAATTGCCCAAAGTTCACCGCAGACCTCCAGGGGTGGCCCGTAGGCCGCGTGCTCGGAGCTTCCATGGCCTGTCGCCCCCCATCCCTGAGCCCTCCCTGCTGCCCCGTTGGGGAAGTGACCCACGACTGAACTGTTCCAGCCCCTCCAGGGGGGATCCCCCTACAGCCTCCCTGACGCCTGGAACTCGGAAGAG GGCCTTGGCCCAGAGCTCAGAGGACAAAGGGTTGGAGCTGCTGGAAACGAAGCCCCCTAAGCGGTCCCCAAGACTAGAACCTGGAAGCTTCCTGCTGCCTCCACTCAGCCTG
- the Hif3a gene encoding hypoxia-inducible factor 3-alpha isoform X1: MALGLQRVRSSTELRKEKSRDAARSRRSQETEVLYQLAHTLPFARGVSAHLDKASIMRLTISYLRMHRLCAAGEWNHVGKGGEPLDACYLKALEGFVMVLTTEGDMAYLSENVSKHLGLSQLELIGHSIFDFIHPCDQEELQDALTPRPSLSKKKLEAPTERHFSLRMKSTLTSRGRTLNLKAATWKVLYCSGHMRAYKPPAQTSPAGSPRSEPPLQCLVLICEAIPHPASLEPPLGRGAFLSRHSLDMKFTYCDERIAEVAGYSPDDLIGCSAYEYIHALDSDAVSRSIHTLLSKGQAVTGQYRFLARTGGYLWTQTQATVVSGGRGPQSESIICVHFLISRVEETGVVLSLEQTEQHTRRPPQLGTSSQKGIPGHSLDPPAPRILAFLHPPALSEASLAADPRRFCSPDLRRLMAPILDGPPTATSPSTPQAARRPQSPLPADLPDQLAVGLENAHKLSTARKNKTVETNLDTTQDSDSLDLEMLAPYISMDDDFQLNSSEQLPKVHRRPPGVARRPRARSFHGLSPPIPEPSLLPRWGSDPRLNCSSPSRGDPPTASLTPGTRKRALAQSSEDKGLELLETKPPKRSPRLEPGSFLLPPLSLSFLLQGRQLPGNQQDPRGPLLDSHEPLGLAPSLLSLYQHEETIQPRNLFPPAAGLAQTH, translated from the exons ATGGCGTTGGGGCTGCAGCGCGTGAG GTCGAGCACCGAGCTGCGGAAGGAGAAGTCGCGGGATGCGGCCCGCAGTCGGCGCAGCCAGGAGACGGAGGTGCTGTACCAGCTGGCGCACACTCTGCCCTTTGCGCGCGGCGTCAGCGCGCACCTGGACAAGGCCTCCATCATGCGCCTCACAATCAGCTACCTGCGCATGCACCGCCTCTGCGCTGCAG GGGAATGGAACCACGTGGGAAAAGGGGGAGAGCCACTGGATGCCTGCTACCTGAAAGCCCTGGAGGGCTTCGTCATGGTGCTCACCACCGAGGGAGACATGGCTTACCTGTCAGAAAATGTCAGCAAGCACCTGGGCCTCAGTCAG CTGGAGCTCATTGGACACAGTATCTTTGACTTTATCCATCCCTGTGACCAAGAGGAACTCCAGGATGCCCTGACCCCCAGGCCAA GCCTGTCAAAAAAGAAGCTGGAAGCCCCAACAGAACGCCACTTTTCCCTGCGAATGAAGAGCACACTTACCAGCAGGGGGCGCACGCTCAACCTCAAAGCTGCCACCTGGAAG GTGCTGTACTGCTCAGGACATATGAGGGCCTACAAGCCCCCTGCACAGACTTCCCCTGCCGGGAGCCCTCGCTCTGAGCCTCCCCTGCAATGCCTGGTGCTTATCTGTGAAGCCATCCCCCACCCAGCCAGTCTGGAGCCCCCGCTGGGCAGAGGGGCCTTTCTCAGTCGCCACAGCCTGGACATGAAGTTCACATACTGCGACGAGAG GATTGCAGAAGTTGCTGGCTACAGCCCTGATGACCTGATTGGCTGTTCTGCCTATGAATACATCCATGCTTTGGACTCTGATGCAGTCAGCAGGAGCATCCACACCT tgctgagcaAAGGCCAAGCAGTAACGGGACAGTATCGCTTCCTGGCCCGAACTGGAGGGTATCTGTGGACTCAGACTCAGGCTACAGTGGTGTCAGGGGGGCGGGGACCCCAGTCAGAAAGTATCATCTGCGTCCACTTCCTGATCAG CCGTGTAGAAGAGACCGGAGTGGTGCTGTCCCTGGAACAAACAGAGCAACACACTCGCAGACCCCCTCAGCTGGGCACCTCTTCACAGAAGGGTATCCCTGGTCACAGTCTAG ACCCTCCTGCTCCACGGATCCTGGCCTTCCTGCACCCTCCAGCCCTGAGTGAGGCCTCTCTAGCTGCTGACCCTCGCCGTTTCTGTAGTCCAGACCTGCGCCGACTCATGGCACCCATCCTGGATGGACCTCCCACAGCTACCAGCCCCAGCACCCCACAAGCTGCACGGAGACCCCAAAGTCCTCTTCCG GCTGATCTCCCAGATCAGTTGGCTGTGGGCTTGGAGAATGCACACAAACTCTCCACTGCCCGGAAAAACAAGACTGTGGAGACAAATCTAGATACAACTCAG GATTCTGACTCTTTGGACTTGGAGATGCTGGCTCCCTACATCTCCATGGATGATGACTTCCAGCTCAACTCCAGTGAGCAATTGCCCAAAGTTCACCGCAGACCTCCAGGGGTGGCCCGTAGGCCGCGTGCTCGGAGCTTCCATGGCCTGTCGCCCCCCATCCCTGAGCCCTCCCTGCTGCCCCGTTGGGGAAGTGACCCACGACTGAACTGTTCCAGCCCCTCCAGGGGGGATCCCCCTACAGCCTCCCTGACGCCTGGAACTCGGAAGAG GGCCTTGGCCCAGAGCTCAGAGGACAAAGGGTTGGAGCTGCTGGAAACGAAGCCCCCTAAGCGGTCCCCAAGACTAGAACCTGGAAGCTTCCTGCTGCCTCCACTCAGCCTG